The Salvelinus namaycush isolate Seneca chromosome 28, SaNama_1.0, whole genome shotgun sequence genome contains a region encoding:
- the LOC120023164 gene encoding heterogeneous nuclear ribonucleoprotein Q-like isoform X3: MATEHINGNGPEEPMDTTAAVTHSEHFQTLLEAGLPQKVAEKLDEIYIAGLVSHSDLDDRAIEALKEFNEEGALQVLLQFKDSDLSHVQNKSAFLCGVMKTYRQREKQGTKVSDSNKGPDEAKIKALLERTGYTLDVTTGQRKYGGPPPDSAHTGAQPTIGTEIFVGKIPRDLFEDELVPLFEKAGPIWDLRLMMDPLSGLNRGYAFVTFCTKEAAQEAVKLCNNNEIRPGKHIGVCISVANNRLFVGSIPKSKTKEQIVEEFAKVTEGLNDVILYHQPEDKKKNRGFCFLEYEDHKTAAQARRRLMSGKVKVWANVVTVEWADPIEDPDPEVMAKVKVLFVRNLASTVTEEILEKAFSHFGKLERVKKLKDYAFIHFEERESAVKALADLNGKDLEGEHIEIVFAKPPDQKRKERKAQRQAAKTQMYDDYYYYGPPHMPPPTRGRGRGGGRGGYSYPHDYYGYEDYYDYYGYDYHNYRGGYEDPYYGYEDFQAPGRGRGGARGGARGGATLSSRGRGAATPRGRVGGFSQRGGSGPGSSRGKRGRGRS; the protein is encoded by the exons ATGGCCACAGAACATATTAATGGAAATGGTCCAGAAGAACCAATGGACACCACTGCTGCAGTTACCCATTCTGAACACTTCCAGACTTTATTAGAAGCTGGTTTACCACAGAAAGTTGCTGAAAAACTAGATGAAATTTACATAGCAG GTTTGGTATCACACAGTGACCTAGATGATAGAGCGATTGAGGCTCTGAAAGAGTTCAACGAAGAAGGTGCTCTGCAAGTTCTGTTGCAGTTCAAGGACAGCGACCTCTCACATGTTCAG AACAAAAGTGCCTTTCTTTGTGGAGTTATGAAGacatatagacagagggagaaacaggGTACCAAAGTCTCAGACTCCAATAAAGGACCAGATGAGGCCAAAATCAAA GCCCTGCTGGAGAGAACTGGCTACACGCTCGATGTGACAACAGGTCAGCGGAAGTATGGAGGCCCCCCTCCAGATTCTGCTCACACAGGGGCACAGCCCACAATTGGTACAGAG ATTTTTGTTGGCAAGATCCCTAGAGATCTATTTGAGGATGAGCTGGTCCCTCTGTTTGAGAAAGCCGGGCCCATTTGGGACCTGCGTCTGATGATGGACCCCCTCAGTGGCCTGAACAGAGGTTACGCCTTTGTCACTTTCTGCACTAAAGAGGCGGCGCAGGAGGCTGTCAAGCTG TGTAACAACAATGAAATTCGACCCGGCAAACACATTGGTGTGTGCATCTCTGTGGCCAATAATAGACTATTCGTTGGCTCCATCCCCAAGAGTAAAACAAAAGAGCAGATTGTGGAAGAATTTGCCAAAGTCACAG agggtcttaacgatGTCATACTGTACCATCAGCCAGAAGACAAGAAAAAGAACAGAGGCTTTTGCTTCCTGGAATATGAAGACCACAAAACTGCCGCTCAGGCCCGCCGCCGGCTGATGAGTGGCAAGGTCAAGGTGTGGGCGAATGTGGTGACTGTGGAGTGGGCTGACCCCATAGAAGACCCTGATCCTGAGGTCATGGCCAAG GTGAAAGTGCTGTTTGTCCGAAACCTTGCGAGCACTGTAACGGAGGAAATACTTGAAAAGGCCTTCAGTCATTTTGGCAAGTTGGAGCGGGTGAAGAAGCTGAAAGACTACGCCTTCATCCActttgaggagagagagagcgcagtcAAG GCCTTGGCCGACCTGAATGGGAAAGACCTGGAGGGAGAGCACATTGAAATAGTCTTTGCAAAGCCACCTgaccagaagaggaaagaacgcAAAGCCCAGAGACAAGCGGCTAAGACACAAAT GTATGACGATTACTATTACTACGGCCCACCTCACATGCCACCTCCCACAAGAGGCAGAGGACGAGGCGGCGGCCGAGGAGGCTACTCTTACCCCCATGACTACTACGGCTATGAAGATTACTACGATTACTATGGCTACGACTACCACAACTACCGGGGTGGCTATGAAGACCCCTACTACGGCTATGAGGACTTCCAAGCTCCCGGCAGAGGACGAGGAGGGGCCCGAGGCGGAGCCCGTGGTGGTGCCACCCTATCCTCCCGGGGCCGTGGAGCTGCCACACCCAGGGGCAGAGTGGGTGGCTTTTCTCAGCGAGGTGGAAGTGGCCCTGGATCGAGCAGAG GGAAAAGGGGTCGAGGCCGGTCCTGA
- the LOC120023164 gene encoding heterogeneous nuclear ribonucleoprotein Q-like isoform X1 yields MATEHINGNGPEEPMDTTAAVTHSEHFQTLLEAGLPQKVAEKLDEIYIAGLVSHSDLDDRAIEALKEFNEEGALQVLLQFKDSDLSHVQNKSAFLCGVMKTYRQREKQGTKVSDSNKGPDEAKIKALLERTGYTLDVTTGQRKYGGPPPDSAHTGAQPTIGTEIFVGKIPRDLFEDELVPLFEKAGPIWDLRLMMDPLSGLNRGYAFVTFCTKEAAQEAVKLCNNNEIRPGKHIGVCISVANNRLFVGSIPKSKTKEQIVEEFAKVTEGLNDVILYHQPEDKKKNRGFCFLEYEDHKTAAQARRRLMSGKVKVWANVVTVEWADPIEDPDPEVMAKVKVLFVRNLASTVTEEILEKAFSHFGKLERVKKLKDYAFIHFEERESAVKALADLNGKDLEGEHIEIVFAKPPDQKRKERKAQRQAAKTQMYDDYYYYGPPHMPPPTRGRGRGGGRGGYSYPHDYYGYEDYYDYYGYDYHNYRGGYEDPYYGYEDFQAPGRGRGGARGGARGGATLSSRGRGAATPRGRVGGFSQRGGSGPGSSRGVQGTKGALAGKRGRGRS; encoded by the exons ATGGCCACAGAACATATTAATGGAAATGGTCCAGAAGAACCAATGGACACCACTGCTGCAGTTACCCATTCTGAACACTTCCAGACTTTATTAGAAGCTGGTTTACCACAGAAAGTTGCTGAAAAACTAGATGAAATTTACATAGCAG GTTTGGTATCACACAGTGACCTAGATGATAGAGCGATTGAGGCTCTGAAAGAGTTCAACGAAGAAGGTGCTCTGCAAGTTCTGTTGCAGTTCAAGGACAGCGACCTCTCACATGTTCAG AACAAAAGTGCCTTTCTTTGTGGAGTTATGAAGacatatagacagagggagaaacaggGTACCAAAGTCTCAGACTCCAATAAAGGACCAGATGAGGCCAAAATCAAA GCCCTGCTGGAGAGAACTGGCTACACGCTCGATGTGACAACAGGTCAGCGGAAGTATGGAGGCCCCCCTCCAGATTCTGCTCACACAGGGGCACAGCCCACAATTGGTACAGAG ATTTTTGTTGGCAAGATCCCTAGAGATCTATTTGAGGATGAGCTGGTCCCTCTGTTTGAGAAAGCCGGGCCCATTTGGGACCTGCGTCTGATGATGGACCCCCTCAGTGGCCTGAACAGAGGTTACGCCTTTGTCACTTTCTGCACTAAAGAGGCGGCGCAGGAGGCTGTCAAGCTG TGTAACAACAATGAAATTCGACCCGGCAAACACATTGGTGTGTGCATCTCTGTGGCCAATAATAGACTATTCGTTGGCTCCATCCCCAAGAGTAAAACAAAAGAGCAGATTGTGGAAGAATTTGCCAAAGTCACAG agggtcttaacgatGTCATACTGTACCATCAGCCAGAAGACAAGAAAAAGAACAGAGGCTTTTGCTTCCTGGAATATGAAGACCACAAAACTGCCGCTCAGGCCCGCCGCCGGCTGATGAGTGGCAAGGTCAAGGTGTGGGCGAATGTGGTGACTGTGGAGTGGGCTGACCCCATAGAAGACCCTGATCCTGAGGTCATGGCCAAG GTGAAAGTGCTGTTTGTCCGAAACCTTGCGAGCACTGTAACGGAGGAAATACTTGAAAAGGCCTTCAGTCATTTTGGCAAGTTGGAGCGGGTGAAGAAGCTGAAAGACTACGCCTTCATCCActttgaggagagagagagcgcagtcAAG GCCTTGGCCGACCTGAATGGGAAAGACCTGGAGGGAGAGCACATTGAAATAGTCTTTGCAAAGCCACCTgaccagaagaggaaagaacgcAAAGCCCAGAGACAAGCGGCTAAGACACAAAT GTATGACGATTACTATTACTACGGCCCACCTCACATGCCACCTCCCACAAGAGGCAGAGGACGAGGCGGCGGCCGAGGAGGCTACTCTTACCCCCATGACTACTACGGCTATGAAGATTACTACGATTACTATGGCTACGACTACCACAACTACCGGGGTGGCTATGAAGACCCCTACTACGGCTATGAGGACTTCCAAGCTCCCGGCAGAGGACGAGGAGGGGCCCGAGGCGGAGCCCGTGGTGGTGCCACCCTATCCTCCCGGGGCCGTGGAGCTGCCACACCCAGGGGCAGAGTGGGTGGCTTTTCTCAGCGAGGTGGAAGTGGCCCTGGATCGAGCAGAGGTGTGCAGGGGACCAAAGGGGCACTGG CAGGGAAAAGGGGTCGAGGCCGGTCCTGA
- the LOC120023164 gene encoding heterogeneous nuclear ribonucleoprotein Q-like isoform X2: protein MATEHINGNGPEEPMDTTAAVTHSEHFQTLLEAGLPQKVAEKLDEIYIAGLVSHSDLDDRAIEALKEFNEEGALQVLLQFKDSDLSHVQNKSAFLCGVMKTYRQREKQGTKVSDSNKGPDEAKIKALLERTGYTLDVTTGQRKYGGPPPDSAHTGAQPTIGTEIFVGKIPRDLFEDELVPLFEKAGPIWDLRLMMDPLSGLNRGYAFVTFCTKEAAQEAVKLCNNNEIRPGKHIGVCISVANNRLFVGSIPKSKTKEQIVEEFAKVTEGLNDVILYHQPEDKKKNRGFCFLEYEDHKTAAQARRRLMSGKVKVWANVVTVEWADPIEDPDPEVMAKVKVLFVRNLASTVTEEILEKAFSHFGKLERVKKLKDYAFIHFEERESAVKALADLNGKDLEGEHIEIVFAKPPDQKRKERKAQRQAAKTQMYDDYYYYGPPHMPPPTRGRGRGGGRGGYSYPHDYYGYEDYYDYYGYDYHNYRGGYEDPYYGYEDFQAPGRGRGGARGGARGGATLSSRGRGAATPRGRVGGFSQRGGSGPGSSRAGKRGRGRS, encoded by the exons ATGGCCACAGAACATATTAATGGAAATGGTCCAGAAGAACCAATGGACACCACTGCTGCAGTTACCCATTCTGAACACTTCCAGACTTTATTAGAAGCTGGTTTACCACAGAAAGTTGCTGAAAAACTAGATGAAATTTACATAGCAG GTTTGGTATCACACAGTGACCTAGATGATAGAGCGATTGAGGCTCTGAAAGAGTTCAACGAAGAAGGTGCTCTGCAAGTTCTGTTGCAGTTCAAGGACAGCGACCTCTCACATGTTCAG AACAAAAGTGCCTTTCTTTGTGGAGTTATGAAGacatatagacagagggagaaacaggGTACCAAAGTCTCAGACTCCAATAAAGGACCAGATGAGGCCAAAATCAAA GCCCTGCTGGAGAGAACTGGCTACACGCTCGATGTGACAACAGGTCAGCGGAAGTATGGAGGCCCCCCTCCAGATTCTGCTCACACAGGGGCACAGCCCACAATTGGTACAGAG ATTTTTGTTGGCAAGATCCCTAGAGATCTATTTGAGGATGAGCTGGTCCCTCTGTTTGAGAAAGCCGGGCCCATTTGGGACCTGCGTCTGATGATGGACCCCCTCAGTGGCCTGAACAGAGGTTACGCCTTTGTCACTTTCTGCACTAAAGAGGCGGCGCAGGAGGCTGTCAAGCTG TGTAACAACAATGAAATTCGACCCGGCAAACACATTGGTGTGTGCATCTCTGTGGCCAATAATAGACTATTCGTTGGCTCCATCCCCAAGAGTAAAACAAAAGAGCAGATTGTGGAAGAATTTGCCAAAGTCACAG agggtcttaacgatGTCATACTGTACCATCAGCCAGAAGACAAGAAAAAGAACAGAGGCTTTTGCTTCCTGGAATATGAAGACCACAAAACTGCCGCTCAGGCCCGCCGCCGGCTGATGAGTGGCAAGGTCAAGGTGTGGGCGAATGTGGTGACTGTGGAGTGGGCTGACCCCATAGAAGACCCTGATCCTGAGGTCATGGCCAAG GTGAAAGTGCTGTTTGTCCGAAACCTTGCGAGCACTGTAACGGAGGAAATACTTGAAAAGGCCTTCAGTCATTTTGGCAAGTTGGAGCGGGTGAAGAAGCTGAAAGACTACGCCTTCATCCActttgaggagagagagagcgcagtcAAG GCCTTGGCCGACCTGAATGGGAAAGACCTGGAGGGAGAGCACATTGAAATAGTCTTTGCAAAGCCACCTgaccagaagaggaaagaacgcAAAGCCCAGAGACAAGCGGCTAAGACACAAAT GTATGACGATTACTATTACTACGGCCCACCTCACATGCCACCTCCCACAAGAGGCAGAGGACGAGGCGGCGGCCGAGGAGGCTACTCTTACCCCCATGACTACTACGGCTATGAAGATTACTACGATTACTATGGCTACGACTACCACAACTACCGGGGTGGCTATGAAGACCCCTACTACGGCTATGAGGACTTCCAAGCTCCCGGCAGAGGACGAGGAGGGGCCCGAGGCGGAGCCCGTGGTGGTGCCACCCTATCCTCCCGGGGCCGTGGAGCTGCCACACCCAGGGGCAGAGTGGGTGGCTTTTCTCAGCGAGGTGGAAGTGGCCCTGGATCGAGCAGAG CAGGGAAAAGGGGTCGAGGCCGGTCCTGA
- the LOC120023164 gene encoding heterogeneous nuclear ribonucleoprotein Q-like isoform X4, with protein MKTYRQREKQGTKVSDSNKGPDEAKIKALLERTGYTLDVTTGQRKYGGPPPDSAHTGAQPTIGTEIFVGKIPRDLFEDELVPLFEKAGPIWDLRLMMDPLSGLNRGYAFVTFCTKEAAQEAVKLCNNNEIRPGKHIGVCISVANNRLFVGSIPKSKTKEQIVEEFAKVTEGLNDVILYHQPEDKKKNRGFCFLEYEDHKTAAQARRRLMSGKVKVWANVVTVEWADPIEDPDPEVMAKVKVLFVRNLASTVTEEILEKAFSHFGKLERVKKLKDYAFIHFEERESAVKALADLNGKDLEGEHIEIVFAKPPDQKRKERKAQRQAAKTQMYDDYYYYGPPHMPPPTRGRGRGGGRGGYSYPHDYYGYEDYYDYYGYDYHNYRGGYEDPYYGYEDFQAPGRGRGGARGGARGGATLSSRGRGAATPRGRVGGFSQRGGSGPGSSRGVQGTKGALAGKRGRGRS; from the exons ATGAAGacatatagacagagggagaaacaggGTACCAAAGTCTCAGACTCCAATAAAGGACCAGATGAGGCCAAAATCAAA GCCCTGCTGGAGAGAACTGGCTACACGCTCGATGTGACAACAGGTCAGCGGAAGTATGGAGGCCCCCCTCCAGATTCTGCTCACACAGGGGCACAGCCCACAATTGGTACAGAG ATTTTTGTTGGCAAGATCCCTAGAGATCTATTTGAGGATGAGCTGGTCCCTCTGTTTGAGAAAGCCGGGCCCATTTGGGACCTGCGTCTGATGATGGACCCCCTCAGTGGCCTGAACAGAGGTTACGCCTTTGTCACTTTCTGCACTAAAGAGGCGGCGCAGGAGGCTGTCAAGCTG TGTAACAACAATGAAATTCGACCCGGCAAACACATTGGTGTGTGCATCTCTGTGGCCAATAATAGACTATTCGTTGGCTCCATCCCCAAGAGTAAAACAAAAGAGCAGATTGTGGAAGAATTTGCCAAAGTCACAG agggtcttaacgatGTCATACTGTACCATCAGCCAGAAGACAAGAAAAAGAACAGAGGCTTTTGCTTCCTGGAATATGAAGACCACAAAACTGCCGCTCAGGCCCGCCGCCGGCTGATGAGTGGCAAGGTCAAGGTGTGGGCGAATGTGGTGACTGTGGAGTGGGCTGACCCCATAGAAGACCCTGATCCTGAGGTCATGGCCAAG GTGAAAGTGCTGTTTGTCCGAAACCTTGCGAGCACTGTAACGGAGGAAATACTTGAAAAGGCCTTCAGTCATTTTGGCAAGTTGGAGCGGGTGAAGAAGCTGAAAGACTACGCCTTCATCCActttgaggagagagagagcgcagtcAAG GCCTTGGCCGACCTGAATGGGAAAGACCTGGAGGGAGAGCACATTGAAATAGTCTTTGCAAAGCCACCTgaccagaagaggaaagaacgcAAAGCCCAGAGACAAGCGGCTAAGACACAAAT GTATGACGATTACTATTACTACGGCCCACCTCACATGCCACCTCCCACAAGAGGCAGAGGACGAGGCGGCGGCCGAGGAGGCTACTCTTACCCCCATGACTACTACGGCTATGAAGATTACTACGATTACTATGGCTACGACTACCACAACTACCGGGGTGGCTATGAAGACCCCTACTACGGCTATGAGGACTTCCAAGCTCCCGGCAGAGGACGAGGAGGGGCCCGAGGCGGAGCCCGTGGTGGTGCCACCCTATCCTCCCGGGGCCGTGGAGCTGCCACACCCAGGGGCAGAGTGGGTGGCTTTTCTCAGCGAGGTGGAAGTGGCCCTGGATCGAGCAGAGGTGTGCAGGGGACCAAAGGGGCACTGG CAGGGAAAAGGGGTCGAGGCCGGTCCTGA